The Deinococcus carri genome contains a region encoding:
- the sdhC gene encoding succinate dehydrogenase, cytochrome b556 subunit codes for MYRGREGQWAFLLHRLSGLAILAYLLIHVISISLFMFGERAYMAVHQTYDFPLFRVGLIFIVAGVVYHAFNGLRIIVMDFTGTGVAYQRQMWYGVLALSVLATLYAAYMVFPRILGGY; via the coding sequence ATGTACCGAGGAAGAGAGGGGCAGTGGGCCTTCCTGCTTCACCGCCTGTCCGGGCTGGCGATTCTGGCCTACCTGCTGATCCACGTCATCAGCATCAGCCTGTTCATGTTTGGGGAGCGCGCGTATATGGCCGTTCACCAGACCTACGATTTCCCGCTGTTCCGCGTCGGGCTGATCTTTATCGTGGCGGGGGTCGTGTACCACGCCTTCAACGGCCTGCGCATCATCGTGATGGACTTCACGGGAACGGGCGTGGCCTACCAGCGGCAGATGTGGTACGGCGTGCTGGCGCTCAGCGTGCTGGCGACCCTGTACGCCGCCTACATGGTGTTCCCGCGTATTCTGGGAGGCTACTGA
- a CDS encoding DMT family transporter, with amino-acid sequence MTATPPTTPAQTRRALAGVMLTVCLWGGNVVLLKALLVRGHLNAETINLGRFVLAGVVLVGLSVRAHGWPRWDARTWGQVALVGLLGNSLFQACFLTAIRANPAGVAGLVNGIVPVLVVPLGLLLGQRATGRQIGGVTLAFAGLLGLLLGTRQPGMAVTPGGFAWVLAAAGTWALYTLWNRPLTARLGATPFVAFSLALGCVPYVVWALPHLTPPGAVPAWGWAGIILSALGANVVAYVAWANGARVLGAARTSVWNTVAPAVALLLSAGVLHERLPPGVWLAALVILAGAALANWPRSSAAEARAEAAGR; translated from the coding sequence ATGACTGCCACACCCCCCACCACCCCGGCCCAGACGAGACGCGCGCTGGCCGGGGTGATGCTGACCGTCTGCCTGTGGGGCGGGAACGTGGTGCTGCTCAAGGCGCTGCTGGTGCGCGGTCACCTGAACGCCGAGACGATCAATCTGGGCCGCTTCGTGCTGGCGGGGGTCGTGCTGGTCGGCCTGAGTGTGCGCGCGCACGGCTGGCCCCGCTGGGACGCGCGGACCTGGGGGCAGGTGGCGCTGGTGGGGCTGCTGGGCAACAGCCTGTTTCAGGCGTGTTTTCTGACGGCTATCCGGGCCAACCCGGCGGGCGTGGCGGGGCTGGTGAACGGCATCGTGCCCGTGCTGGTGGTGCCGCTGGGGTTATTGCTGGGGCAGCGGGCCACGGGGCGGCAGATCGGCGGGGTGACGCTGGCCTTTGCGGGCCTGCTGGGGCTGCTCCTGGGCACGCGGCAACCGGGCATGGCCGTCACCCCCGGCGGCTTCGCCTGGGTTCTCGCGGCGGCGGGCACCTGGGCGCTGTACACCCTCTGGAACCGGCCCCTCACCGCGCGGCTGGGCGCGACTCCCTTCGTGGCCTTCAGCCTTGCGCTGGGATGCGTGCCGTATGTGGTCTGGGCGCTCCCGCACCTCACGCCACCGGGCGCGGTGCCCGCCTGGGGCTGGGCCGGCATCATCCTCAGCGCGCTGGGGGCGAACGTTGTCGCCTACGTCGCCTGGGCCAACGGCGCGCGGGTGCTGGGGGCCGCCAGAACGAGTGTCTGGAACACGGTGGCCCCCGCCGTCGCCCTGCTGCTGAGCGCGGGCGTGCTGCACGAACGCCTGCCGCCGGGGGTATGGCTGGCGGCGCTGGTCATCCTGGCCGGAGCGGCGCTCGCCAACTGGCCCCGTTCCTCAGCGGCGGAAGCGCGAGCGGAGGCGGCAGGACGCTGA
- a CDS encoding helix-turn-helix domain-containing protein — translation MTAPLAAILGAVAGEPRTPAELARTLGSSEAALAGMLRTLQAGGYVQEAAPQTEGCACGPCALKSMCRNAGGEAAPLHLLRLTTRGEAYLKRLG, via the coding sequence GTGACCGCCCCCCTGGCCGCCATTCTGGGCGCGGTGGCGGGCGAGCCACGCACCCCCGCCGAACTGGCACGCACGCTGGGCAGCAGTGAGGCCGCGCTCGCGGGGATGCTGCGGACTCTCCAGGCCGGCGGCTACGTGCAGGAGGCCGCGCCCCAGACGGAAGGCTGTGCCTGCGGCCCCTGCGCCCTCAAGAGCATGTGCCGCAATGCCGGCGGCGAGGCCGCGCCGCTGCACCTGCTGCGGCTGACCACACGGGGCGAGGCGTACCTGAAGCGGCTGGGCTGA
- a CDS encoding MFS transporter yields the protein MTTLSSAAPRVNPWVLSAFWFGTAFHWLLLLLILMPANVVHFVGQEQKGTYLGVLTAVGAVMALVLPPIIGARSDRTGRRLPYIRLGLGVNLAGLAVMAFAASTLGGMGGFWVYVLGFLLVQFGNNYATAPYSALIPQLVAPEERGRYSGVMGLLQAVGQLLGAVAAFVVGLLKLPVLVSFVLIALMLAVPALITLRGVPASVDTPTQASGGPTLSWRQLFAYQPFLWVFVTRVLFALGQYSVQPFLQYYNVDVLRQRDAGTSTSIMLLCIIVGSIVSALIGGRVSDRVGRKPVIYVAGTAMALAALLLLVAPSYPVALALAVFFGLGFGAFTSVDWALGSDAMPSASSYARDMGIWHVAFVAPQLSSAPQGALLDWGNAQGGNLGYTLVFGIAALFFLAGVVLVRNVPETAHTRAHAT from the coding sequence ATGACCACCCTCTCCTCTGCGGCCCCGCGCGTCAACCCGTGGGTTCTGTCGGCGTTCTGGTTCGGCACGGCCTTTCACTGGCTGCTGCTGCTGCTGATCCTGATGCCTGCCAACGTCGTGCATTTCGTGGGCCAGGAACAGAAAGGCACGTATCTGGGCGTGCTGACGGCCGTCGGCGCGGTGATGGCGCTGGTGCTGCCGCCCATCATCGGGGCGCGCAGTGACCGCACCGGGCGGCGGCTGCCGTATATCCGCCTGGGCCTGGGCGTGAACCTGGCCGGCCTGGCCGTGATGGCCTTCGCGGCCTCGACACTGGGGGGCATGGGTGGGTTCTGGGTGTACGTGCTGGGCTTCCTGCTGGTGCAGTTCGGGAACAATTACGCCACTGCGCCCTACAGCGCGCTGATTCCGCAGCTCGTGGCCCCGGAGGAGCGCGGACGCTACAGCGGCGTGATGGGGCTGCTTCAGGCGGTCGGGCAACTGCTGGGGGCGGTTGCGGCCTTTGTGGTGGGCCTGCTGAAACTGCCGGTGCTGGTGTCCTTTGTGCTGATTGCGCTGATGCTGGCGGTCCCCGCGCTGATCACGCTGCGGGGCGTGCCCGCGTCGGTGGACACGCCGACCCAGGCCAGCGGAGGCCCCACCCTCTCCTGGCGGCAGCTCTTCGCGTATCAGCCCTTCCTGTGGGTGTTCGTGACGCGGGTGCTGTTCGCGCTGGGGCAGTACAGCGTGCAGCCCTTCCTCCAGTACTACAACGTGGATGTTCTGCGGCAGCGGGACGCGGGAACCAGCACGTCCATCATGCTGCTGTGCATCATCGTGGGCAGCATCGTGTCGGCGCTGATCGGCGGGCGCGTCAGTGACCGGGTGGGCCGCAAGCCGGTGATCTATGTGGCGGGCACGGCGATGGCCCTGGCCGCGCTGCTGCTGCTGGTCGCGCCGAGCTACCCAGTCGCGCTCGCGCTGGCGGTGTTCTTCGGGCTGGGCTTCGGCGCGTTCACGAGTGTGGACTGGGCGCTGGGCAGTGACGCCATGCCCAGCGCGAGCAGCTACGCCCGCGACATGGGCATCTGGCACGTGGCCTTTGTCGCGCCGCAGCTTTCGAGTGCGCCGCAGGGGGCGCTGCTGGACTGGGGCAACGCGCAGGGCGGGAATCTGGGCTACACGCTGGTCTTCGGCATCGCGGCGCTGTTCTTTCTGGCAGGCGTGGTGCTGGTGCGCAACGTGCCGGAGACGGCCCACACCCGCGCTCACGCAACCTGA
- a CDS encoding pyridoxamine 5'-phosphate oxidase family protein, whose amino-acid sequence MSNEQPTREEGIKTLASIIKDVKFAMLTVTTAEGHLKAHPMTTQQTEFDGDIWFIGGKDTEQVQCMGERPQVNVSYSDPGKNNYVSVGGTAQLVEDRAKLEELWSDFYKAYFPQGIDDPNVQLIKIEAQGAEYWEGSGRMKALFQMARAAVTGKPATDMGNNDTVKL is encoded by the coding sequence ATGAGCAACGAGCAACCGACCCGCGAGGAAGGCATCAAGACGCTGGCGAGCATCATCAAGGATGTCAAGTTCGCCATGCTGACGGTCACGACGGCCGAGGGCCACCTCAAGGCCCACCCCATGACCACCCAGCAGACCGAGTTCGACGGCGACATCTGGTTCATCGGCGGCAAGGACACCGAGCAGGTGCAGTGCATGGGCGAGCGGCCCCAGGTGAACGTCAGCTACTCGGACCCCGGCAAGAACAACTACGTCAGCGTGGGCGGCACGGCGCAGCTCGTGGAGGACCGCGCCAAGCTGGAAGAACTGTGGAGCGACTTCTACAAGGCGTACTTTCCCCAGGGCATCGACGACCCCAACGTGCAGCTGATCAAGATCGAGGCGCAGGGGGCCGAATACTGGGAAGGCAGCGGGCGCATGAAGGCCCTCTTCCAGATGGCCCGTGCCGCCGTGACCGGCAAGCCCGCGACCGACATGGGCAACAACGACACCGTGAAGCTCTGA